From the genome of Anopheles funestus chromosome 2RL, idAnoFuneDA-416_04, whole genome shotgun sequence:
TTTGTTCTGAAgcataaatttgcataataaCGTATGTAGCaaaatgtgtattttattcatgatttataaaaaaaagtcaatgtGAAGCCGGCCTGATATAgagaattttttgttgttgttctacTGCAATTTTCAATGTACTGTACATGGCAAGCGGTAAGGTTTAACATCatttgaagcagaaaaaaaacaatatgcaTTGAGCGCGTAGAGAAGGaaacaatcaatttgaatCGTGCTGTGTTGAGCTGTGGCTTGTGAGCTTGTGTATTTACCGTTTCGCTTCAAATGTGGAAGGACGCTTAAAGAGagaatatcaaacaaaaaaaaaaaaccggacaaCCCAACACGTTGGACGCATTGTTTCGTGGCTAACGAATGTATGTTTTGCGGATTGGCTGTTTACCATTCGTTAACGGTACGGTGGCGAACAATGATTTTAATCACTCGTTGTGCTAAGCCAAATTGTGGAAGAAACTTTCTCTATAACAAAGGAaaggtgtttgtttattttatatttatgaacTACTGCTTAAGCTTTTGTGTGAAACATTTGAATTCGATGCCAAAATCAGGCTTCAATAATATTTCTTATATTATTCTTTTATAGAACGGCATGTCCGTATTTCTTATGTGCTATAGAAATGAGTATAGAAATCATTACATCCATTGCTTCTTGATATAGTATGCCAAACGTATGCCGTATCATTGTTTTGAACATGTAAATACAATTCCGGAATATCTAACAACCAtgacataaacaaaattttgataTCAAAgctgtgaaataaaaattgacaaaTCCGGCCGAAAAGCCTTCCTCAGAAGCGCATGATTTGTGATACAGCAAAATACGGTgcatgaaattcaatttcgGAGCAGAATTACTGCGAAAATAAGATTACCGCTGCCTGCCATACCGTCGATCGTGGTTCATGCACCGTGCAAAACTCGTCACAGGCCTTCTGCTTTCGTAGAATGAATCTGACATCGAAGCAATGGTTAAGAATGTCAAGAACGAAAACGTGACAATTCTATTTCGTTCCACTTCACGCCCCAGCTGATCCTACCGCCTGAAGGGGGAAAGAAGCGAACGAACGCCACCTTCTGCTGTGGCGCTTATTTGGGTTTCATATTGCAATCGGTTCAACAAATGACTGTCGGCGCCATCACCTTGGTAAAGCAGATATTGCCAAATTTTCACCTTCTTTTTGGAGTTTTCCCGATAAgcctggtttttttcttctttacagTTAAGCTTAAAGTGGTTTCAACGGATGTTTTTGCTTGCTCTAGGATTCTTTTTTCTGAGGTACTAGGAATTTTCTTCATAATTTAGACTCTAGGTGCAAGCATTTGAGTTTCAGAGTTAAAACACCTTGATCTTTATCATCATTGCGTCTTCGACCACTCTTGGAATCACCAGGCGCCTCcttcaaatttcaaacaccaggcgcctccattgactTTGAGATACTAGGCGCTTCCATTGACTTTGAgataccaggcgcctccatccaATTTcaaacaccaggcgcctccattacatttcaaacactaggcgcctccattaacTTTGAGAGGAGGTGACTTCATTGACTTTGAgataccaggcgcctccatcaaatTTGAAACACCAGGAGCCTCCATTACAATTCAAacactaggcgcctccattaacTTTGAGGGGAGGTGACTTCATTGACTTATAGATACCAGGCGCCTTCTTCGACTTTGAGATACCAGGCGCCTTCATTGACTCTGAgataccaggcgtctccattacatttcaaacaccaggcgcctccattgactTTGAGAGGAGGTGGCTTCATTGACTTTGAGATACCAGGCGCCTCTTTTAACTTTTAGACACAGGGTTGTATCATCGTTTTTCGGTATCCACCGCCATGCAACTCGGTCGATTTTTAAACACCATCAAGTTTCGAATACATCGACTTTTAACTGGCCGTTTTCCATCGGATTGTAATGCTTCCTCTATAGAATTTCTTACATTTCGATAAAAACGAATAAACGTATACTTTACCCACCCAAGTGATAAACACACTTTGACTTTTGACAGGTTCGAAATTGGAATGCATAGTAGGCTCATCAAGTTGATACCCAAATCGAATCGTACAAGGCATCATACATGTTCCAACATGTGATGGAGAATAATGCTTATTATTACATAGGGATTTCAATGTTATTATCATAAAATGTGATGATCGAGGTATGTACATCCATAACAGTTGACAGCATGCTAGACGAGTAGCACATGATTTTACATGACAAGTAATTGATAGGGTGGAATTCAAGGTGAAGCAGTAATATGGTGATGAAagtaagaaaatatatttatttttcatatttgaaatatcccaaaaaatattcatattatAAATGAACATTTTACTGTTCATATCAAATTAAACAACTTTTCCATTCTTTATTGTTGTGTATAAAAGTCAATGAAGTTTGTTTACACAAGAATAACAATATAGTGGTataaaccgacagtttgctggtttcgtcaagtttcagcaactgtcgtattgtgagtgccggtggcactcagtgggcactcagagaaaaggttataaaaggaaaaacaaataaacaaaatccctcttcttcgcttaaaaatcccgccaatcgtacggtaactattagaaagaaaattcagcatccgaattccgcaagtttgttcatggtgccgtgaccaggatacgcCGAATTGCTGGTTATTAATTTGCGGATTCTCGCGACCTGTTTTTTCCTACGCATAACGCAAATTTTATCGCGACACAACACTCCCGTTTTTTCGTTACCGCTGACGAAGCTATTTCCATCGTGTCTGATCATGCCAGCGTCTGCCGTCATTCTATCGTCCCGAAGGGCAATTTTGCTGGTCTCATTAGATCGCCACGAGAAGTTCCTCCTTGATTTTCTCCCGGAACGAGACGCTATCGAGATCGAAACGCGCATAACAAAATTCGACCAGCTGTCCATTGACTTGGAGAAAATCCAAGGTCAGCTAGAGGATTTGGCAATCACCGAAGAAGAAATTGCGCACAATGCCGCTTTACGCGATGATTTTGAGCCGCGCTTGATACGCGCACATTCCCAGCTAAAGGCTAAAAGGGTGCATATTCCTCGAAGCATTAGTTCCACACCAAACGCGGGCCCGAGCCCCCTAGTAGGCATTAAACTTCCCACCATCGCGCTTCCCGAATACGATGGTGATTACATGCAGTGGCTAACGTATAGGGACACTTTTGAGGGCTTAATACATGATAACCCCGAGCTACCGCCGATCCAAAAGTTCCACTATTTGCGCGCATCCTTAAAGGGAGAAGCCGCTAAGGTTATTGAATCCATCACCATCAGTGCCGCAAACTATGAAATAGCATGGAAAATACTGACGGAGCGTTACTCTAACGAGTACCTGTTAAAAAAGCGTCATTTGCAAGCCTTATTCGGAATGGCCACCATGAAACGGGAAAGTGCCTCAACCCTTCACCATCTTGTCGATGATTTCGAGCGGCACAAGAAAACGCTAAACCACTTGGGTGAAAACACAGATGCTTGGAGTAGCGTATTAGAACATTTGCTATGCACAAAATTGCCTACAACAACGTTGCGCGATTGGGAGGAatttgcatcaacaaatgaaaatccaagctacgaaggcttggtgcaatttttgcaaCGCCGAATGCGAGTGCTCGAAACTCTGATGGTAAACAATACCGACGCGCCCTCTAGCGGAAATCACACGCACTTCACACATAAACAATCGAATCTCACTCGGCTGGCTAGTTTTCCGTCTACCTCTCACGAAGCACGTAGGTGCATAATATGCCAGCAAGAGCATAGCATCACGAAATGTCCGCGATTCATGACTATGGGTCCGGAAGAACGATATCGACAGGTCATGTCCAATAAActatgtttaaattgtttgcgGGACAACCACCGAGCGCGCGATTGCTCCTCGCAATACAAATGCAGACACTGTCACTCAGCACACCATACACTGTTACACAACGTACACAACGCACAAGGAGCACTTCCCACTGCAAACACCATGCCAGCTGCGCGAAATGCTCCGGTAAGCCATCCACAGAACAAAGACGATCACGCCACAAACACCCAAAGACACCACGTAGCAGCACACGCAAGCCAGCAAACATATGATCATGTTTTTCTGCAAACTGCCGTGGTACACGTTGCTGATTCACATGGTACTCTGCATCCAGTGCGAGCACTATTGGATAGTGCCTCGCAGCCTGATTTGATGAGCACCAAGCTTGCTCAGAGGTTAGCGTTGAAACTTGATACGGTCAACGTAACGCTCATCGGTGCGGGTCACTCTTCCACCCCGGTGCGGAAATCGGTGCGTGCGAATATTTCCTCCCGAACGGGCCAATATCAGCTGAATGCTGATTTCTTGATTGTGGACAATTTGATTGGGGATTTGCCAGCACATGATGTGCGCACCGTCGAGTGGCAAATTCCGTCGAATTTTATGCTTGCCGACCCCCAGTTTAATAAGTCGGCACCGCTCGATCTTATCCTCGGTGCCCGGCATTATCATGCATTTTTCCAGAGCGGGGCGCAATATAAAATTTCGTATAACCTTCCTGTCCTCATTGAAAGTGTGTTCGGCTGGATCGTGACCGGCTCAGCATCAGCATGTAATAACAACACCGAAACTTCCAACGCATCTTCCGTCGTCTGCATGAGCACGCTTGAGGAATCACTCGAGCGATTCTGGAAAGTGGAAGAATTACAAATAAGAGATGGTTACTCCCCCGAAGAAAGGTATTGCGAAAAATTATACCAAGATACAACACAACGAGACGATACTGGTCGTTATATTGTTCGTTTACCAAAGCAGCCTGACTTTGAAGAAAAGCTGGGTCTTTCGAAATTATCAGCTCTACGACGTTTTACAATGCTCGAAAGGCGCCTAGAACGCGATCCTCATGTTAAAGCGGCATACCATGAATTCATGCATGAATATTTGGAGCTAGGGCACATGTCGCTGATACAAGCTCCAGCTGACGACGAATCAGCATATTATCTGCCGCATCATCCCGTATTCAAACCTtcgagcacaacaacaaaaaccagggTGGTGTTTGATGGATcagcgaaaacatcatctggaTACTCGCTCAACGAAGCGCTATGTGTCGGCCCTGCAGTGCAGGATGATTTGTTGGATATCATCCTACGATTCCGCACGTATAAGGTGGCGGTTGTTGGAGACATTGCTAAAATGTACCGCCAAATACTACTGCATCCAGACGATAGGAAGTATGCCCGCATTTGTTTCCGGTTTGATGCGCATTCaccgatccagtattacgagcTGAACACCGTAACCTATGGGTTGTCCCCATCATCCTTCCTTGCAACTCGAACCTTGCAGCAG
Proteins encoded in this window:
- the LOC125775006 gene encoding uncharacterized protein LOC125775006; the protein is MPASAVILSSRRAILLVSLDRHEKFLLDFLPERDAIEIETRITKFDQLSIDLEKIQGQLEDLAITEEEIAHNAALRDDFEPRLIRAHSQLKAKRVHIPRSISSTPNAGPSPLVGIKLPTIALPEYDGDYMQWLTYRDTFEGLIHDNPELPPIQKFHYLRASLKGEAAKVIESITISAANYEIAWKILTERYSNEYLLKKRHLQALFGMATMKRESASTLHHLVDDFERHKKTLNHLVRALLDSASQPDLMSTKLAQRLALKLDTVNVTLIGAGHSSTPVRKSVRANISSRTGQYQLNADFLIVDNLIGDLPAHDVRTVEWQIPSNFMLADPQFNKSAPLDLILGARHYHAFFQSGAQYKISYNLPVLIESVFGWIVTGSASACNNNTETSNASSVVCMSTLEESLERFWKVEELQIRDGYSPEERYCEKLYQDTTQRDDTGRYIVRLPKQPDFEEKLGLSKLSALRRFTMLERRLERDPHVKAAYHEFMHEYLELGHMSLIQAPADDESAYYLPHHPVFKPSSTTTKTRVVFDGSAKTSSGYSLNEALCVGPAVQDDLLDIILRFRTYKVAVVGDIAKMYRQILLHPDDRKYARICFRFDAHSPIQYYELNTVTYGLSPSSFLATRTLQQLAIDEGTTYPVAASALKSNFYVDDFIGGADSIESARRLRVELDELLSRGGFELRKWTSNRLEVLTGLTADQIGTQSALQFIPDETVKTLGVSWEPEHDVLSFESAIDTDTASPTKRSILSNIARMFDPLGLISPIVVRAKILMQELWLQKAGWDDLVPDSICKKWKNIQQDWPLISGFKIDRYALLPGSKLQLHTFCDASEAAYGACIYVRCESEQGEVRTTLLSSKSRVAPLKRVTLPRLELCAAVLGAHLYDRVKKAMGLHAAEVFFWSDSTVTLKWISASPNTWATFVGNRVSEVQHYTHPRQWRHVPGSTNPADLVSRGMSAADFLQSKLWSCGPEWLALPASNWPNCNPEPAEDTNLEIRQLHAIVTHRCILHSLHT